A genomic segment from Pseudomonas sp. M30-35 encodes:
- the siaA gene encoding biofilm regulation protein phosphatase SiaA (SiaB is a threonine kinase acting on SiaC; SiaA is the matching phosphatase.), translated as MAAKWGLRSKSALAVLLACAIALVPAALFGWRALGDIRGHFGEAYARNFTLLHRQQIAAPLSRELALSKRLANSLGTRLWLQDESISVHRTRFFDEAEGFRSDFLDKSYFIIVDSSLNLYRNDENSPVSQIRRYTLSANDPKDAWYFALREDPTDYSLSIEVDEQHNASKIRFNVRVRDAQNNLLGITGSELSLKPFIDELFARTEPGITPMLFNHDGIIQAQPKNNYAVNSNAVNGHDIFEYLSNRDDRQLLRQIMLQALTEPNRVKTMDAMVNGKPRLLALTYIEPLKWYVMTSVDLQAANVVDSRWLWLLLISFVALLAVLLLGFAYAVESLVVRPIKGLRRSALAIAAGHYEEPLPDARNDEIGELTQAFSSMADQVLQHTRELEGKVQERTHALEQANQEMVAAHKKIDDSIDYASLIQRAILPDRQLSASLGQRQFVLWQPRDTVGGDFYVYREHPNGYLLGVFDCAGHGVPGALMTMLARAAIDHAIGVAGEDDPAAILRETDLALRGMLGDAQLSRALATNTDAGLVWVNPSHNKLLFAGAKIGLFATDGEAVQELRGGRRALGDKRKGEYQNIELALSPGWTYYMCTDGFLDQAGGEHGFGFGNKRFTAMLKKHGRLPLAEQAELFAAILAEYQGELPQRDDITVLSFRFDQNSQL; from the coding sequence ATGGCTGCAAAATGGGGATTACGGAGTAAGTCTGCGCTCGCAGTCTTGCTTGCATGCGCTATTGCACTTGTACCGGCAGCACTTTTTGGCTGGCGCGCGCTTGGCGATATTCGTGGTCATTTTGGTGAAGCCTACGCACGTAACTTCACCCTCCTCCATCGTCAGCAAATTGCGGCGCCCTTAAGCCGTGAATTGGCATTATCAAAACGCTTGGCTAATTCCCTCGGCACCCGGCTGTGGCTGCAAGACGAAAGCATCTCGGTACACCGAACGCGTTTTTTTGATGAGGCTGAAGGTTTTCGCAGCGATTTTCTGGATAAGTCCTATTTCATCATTGTTGACTCATCACTGAACCTTTATCGCAACGATGAAAACAGCCCAGTCAGTCAGATACGCCGTTACACCCTCAGCGCAAATGATCCGAAAGACGCTTGGTACTTTGCCCTGCGTGAAGACCCAACCGACTACAGCCTTAGCATTGAGGTAGACGAGCAGCATAACGCCAGCAAGATCCGCTTCAACGTGCGGGTTCGCGATGCGCAGAACAACCTTCTCGGCATCACTGGCAGCGAGTTGAGCCTCAAACCCTTTATTGATGAGCTGTTCGCCAGAACCGAACCGGGCATCACGCCGATGCTGTTTAATCACGATGGCATTATTCAGGCGCAACCTAAGAATAATTACGCAGTAAACAGCAACGCAGTAAACGGCCACGACATCTTCGAATACCTGAGTAATCGCGACGATCGCCAATTGCTGCGCCAGATCATGCTGCAGGCGCTAACCGAACCGAATCGGGTCAAAACCATGGACGCGATGGTTAACGGCAAGCCGCGTTTGCTGGCACTTACCTACATCGAACCACTCAAGTGGTATGTCATGACCTCGGTTGACCTGCAGGCTGCCAATGTCGTCGATAGCCGCTGGTTATGGTTACTGCTGATCAGCTTTGTCGCCCTGCTTGCCGTGCTTTTACTAGGCTTTGCCTACGCCGTTGAAAGCTTGGTGGTAAGACCAATCAAGGGGCTACGCCGATCCGCTTTGGCCATTGCTGCTGGCCATTATGAGGAGCCACTTCCCGATGCTCGTAACGATGAAATTGGCGAGCTGACTCAAGCATTTTCGAGCATGGCTGATCAAGTGTTGCAGCACACACGAGAACTGGAAGGCAAAGTGCAAGAGCGTACCCATGCGCTGGAGCAGGCAAACCAGGAGATGGTCGCAGCACATAAGAAGATTGATGACTCAATCGACTACGCCAGCTTGATCCAACGTGCGATTCTGCCAGATCGCCAGCTCAGTGCGTCGCTCGGTCAGCGGCAGTTTGTCCTTTGGCAGCCTCGCGATACGGTCGGTGGCGACTTTTATGTGTATCGCGAACACCCCAACGGCTATTTGCTCGGCGTCTTCGACTGCGCAGGTCACGGTGTCCCTGGGGCGCTGATGACCATGCTCGCCCGCGCGGCTATCGACCACGCTATTGGTGTTGCTGGCGAGGATGATCCTGCGGCTATTTTGCGCGAAACAGACCTGGCGCTGCGGGGCATGCTGGGTGACGCACAATTATCTCGTGCACTGGCCACCAATACCGATGCCGGTTTGGTCTGGGTTAATCCCAGCCACAACAAACTATTATTTGCTGGGGCCAAGATTGGCCTGTTTGCCACTGACGGCGAAGCGGTCCAGGAGTTGCGTGGTGGTCGCAGAGCGTTGGGTGACAAACGTAAAGGCGAATACCAGAACATCGAGCTGGCATTAAGCCCAGGCTGGACCTACTACATGTGCACTGACGGATTTCTCGACCAGGCGGGCGGCGAACATGGCTTCGGATTTGGCAATAAGCGGTTCACCGCTATGCTGAAAAAACATGGCCGATTACCGTTAGCTGAGCAAGCTGAACTATTTGCAGCAATACTCGCAGAGTATCAAGGCGAGTTGCCGCAACGTGATGACATCACCGTGCTGTCCTTTCGCTTCGACCAGAACAGCCAGCTGTAA
- the modC gene encoding molybdenum ABC transporter ATP-binding protein: MSKHSALDKAEASGCGPIQARFKLAHSSFTLDVDLQLPGAGVTGFFGHSGSGKTSCLRCFAGLEKPEVGYLKVNGEVWQDSQNGVFIPPHKRAIGYVFQDANLFPHLSVQGNLQYGLKRIAREQRKVPLQQAVELLGISHLLQRMPDKLSGGERQRVAIARALLCSPELLLMDEPLAALDPKRKSEVLPYLERLHAELQIPVIYVSHSADEIGRLADHLVVLEEGQVQAAGPLKQTLIRDDLPFIFEADAEAVVDGHVNHYDETYQLLSIRLNGSDSLLKLPHSMLENGQPVRVKIKARDVSISLQKADASSILNLIPAQIISTVTVEDQAQVLVHATVGDEQIVARITRYSFDKLKLWPQQQVWLQIKSVSLLSAD; encoded by the coding sequence ATGAGCAAGCACTCCGCGCTGGATAAAGCAGAGGCCTCGGGTTGCGGGCCTATTCAAGCGCGCTTCAAACTTGCCCACAGCAGCTTTACTTTGGATGTTGATTTACAACTTCCAGGCGCCGGCGTCACTGGTTTTTTTGGCCACTCAGGGTCAGGGAAAACCAGTTGCCTGCGTTGCTTTGCCGGGTTGGAAAAACCCGAGGTGGGGTATCTGAAGGTCAATGGCGAAGTCTGGCAAGACAGCCAAAATGGCGTGTTCATACCGCCTCATAAACGCGCGATTGGCTACGTCTTCCAGGATGCTAATTTGTTTCCGCACCTGAGTGTGCAGGGCAATCTTCAATACGGCTTGAAACGTATCGCTCGCGAGCAGCGCAAAGTCCCTCTGCAGCAAGCCGTCGAGTTGCTCGGCATCAGCCATTTGCTACAACGCATGCCCGACAAACTCTCGGGCGGTGAACGGCAACGCGTGGCCATCGCCCGGGCGCTACTGTGTAGCCCCGAGTTGCTATTGATGGACGAACCCTTGGCCGCGCTCGACCCCAAGCGCAAATCTGAAGTACTGCCGTATCTGGAGCGTCTGCATGCAGAGCTGCAGATTCCAGTCATCTATGTCAGCCATTCCGCAGATGAAATTGGCCGTTTGGCTGACCACCTGGTCGTACTCGAAGAAGGTCAGGTACAAGCCGCTGGCCCGCTAAAGCAGACGCTGATCCGTGATGATTTACCGTTTATTTTCGAGGCTGACGCCGAAGCGGTGGTTGATGGGCACGTCAACCACTACGACGAGACTTATCAGTTGCTGAGTATTCGCTTAAACGGCAGCGATAGCCTACTTAAACTGCCTCACTCGATGCTTGAAAATGGCCAACCGGTAAGGGTCAAGATTAAGGCGCGGGACGTCAGTATCAGCCTGCAAAAAGCCGATGCCAGCAGTATTCTCAACCTGATTCCAGCACAGATCATCAGCACCGTGACGGTTGAGGATCAAGCTCAGGTGCTGGTCCATGCGACGGTGGGCGATGAACAAATTGTGGCGCGAATCACCCGCTATTCGTTCGACAAGCTAAAGCTCTGGCCGCAGCAACAGGTGTGGCTGCAAATCAAGTCAGTATCACTGCTCAGCGCAGACTGA
- the modB gene encoding molybdate ABC transporter permease subunit has translation MPLSKDDLSAIWLTLELASLTTVLLLLIGTPIAWWLARTHSWLKRPIGAIVALPLVLPPTVIGFYLLIALGPNGYIGQLTESLGLGILTFSFTGLVIGSVFYSLPFVVQPLQNAFESIGNAPLEAAATLRASKLDTFFSVVIPLARPGFITASILGFAHTVGEFGVVLMIGGNIPNRTQVVSVQIYNHVETLQYAQAHWLAGGMLLFSFVVLLALYSSRQTNKSWQS, from the coding sequence ATGCCCCTTAGCAAAGACGACCTGAGCGCCATTTGGCTAACCCTTGAACTGGCATCGCTAACCACCGTGCTATTGCTACTCATTGGCACGCCAATCGCTTGGTGGCTGGCACGAACACACTCATGGTTAAAACGCCCCATTGGCGCCATCGTCGCATTGCCGCTGGTATTACCACCGACCGTTATCGGCTTTTATTTGCTTATTGCCCTCGGTCCCAATGGTTACATCGGCCAACTCACGGAAAGTCTGGGGCTGGGGATTTTGACATTCAGCTTTACCGGGCTGGTGATCGGCTCAGTGTTTTACTCGCTGCCTTTTGTTGTGCAACCCCTGCAAAATGCCTTCGAGTCGATTGGTAATGCTCCCCTTGAAGCCGCGGCGACACTGCGCGCAAGCAAGCTGGATACATTCTTCTCAGTGGTCATTCCGCTGGCACGCCCGGGCTTTATTACGGCCTCGATTTTAGGGTTTGCGCACACAGTCGGTGAGTTTGGCGTGGTGCTGATGATTGGCGGCAATATTCCAAACAGGACCCAGGTTGTGTCAGTGCAAATCTACAATCATGTCGAAACCCTGCAATACGCTCAGGCGCATTGGCTGGCGGGTGGAATGCTGCTGTTTTCGTTTGTTGTGCTGCTCGCGCTGTACTCTAGCCGCCAGACGAATAAGAGCTGGCAATCATGA
- the modA gene encoding molybdate ABC transporter substrate-binding protein, giving the protein MIRPRLDALCAIIVIGALSTHALANEVHVAVAANFTAPMKAIAIEFEKDTGNTVVPAFGATGQLFAQINNGAPFEVFFSADDTTPTKLEQTGNSVAGSRFTYATGALVLWSAKSAYVDEQGAVLKKNTFRHLAMANPKAAPYGRAATETLDKLGLTDSLKGKIVEGQSITQTLQFVSTGNAELGFVALSQVYKDGAITSGSAWLVPESYYQPIKQDALILKKGANNPAAKALTDYLQGPKAEAIIKSYGYKI; this is encoded by the coding sequence ATGATCCGCCCTCGCCTCGACGCGCTATGCGCCATCATCGTTATTGGCGCACTAAGCACTCATGCCCTAGCCAATGAGGTTCATGTCGCCGTTGCGGCCAACTTCACCGCGCCGATGAAGGCGATCGCAATCGAGTTTGAAAAAGACACCGGCAACACCGTTGTCCCCGCATTCGGTGCTACTGGCCAACTGTTTGCGCAAATCAACAACGGCGCGCCGTTTGAAGTGTTTTTCAGCGCTGATGACACGACCCCAACCAAGCTCGAACAAACGGGTAATAGTGTTGCTGGCTCACGCTTTACCTACGCCACCGGCGCTCTGGTTTTATGGTCAGCCAAATCCGCTTACGTAGACGAGCAAGGCGCTGTACTCAAGAAAAATACGTTCAGACATTTGGCGATGGCGAACCCAAAAGCCGCGCCATACGGTCGAGCAGCCACTGAAACCTTAGACAAGCTCGGCCTGACTGATAGCCTCAAGGGAAAGATCGTTGAGGGCCAAAGCATCACTCAAACCCTGCAGTTCGTCTCAACCGGCAATGCTGAGCTGGGTTTTGTTGCGCTGTCGCAGGTGTATAAAGATGGCGCGATCACCAGCGGCTCAGCTTGGCTGGTGCCTGAGTCCTACTACCAGCCGATTAAACAAGACGCACTGATCCTCAAGAAAGGCGCAAACAACCCGGCAGCCAAAGCCCTGACTGATTACCTGCAAGGCCCTAAAGCCGAGGCGATCATCAAGTCTTACGGCTACAAGATTTGA
- a CDS encoding inorganic phosphate transporter gives MAGSPTSSSVNATPVSGISKISVAFAAMLVAVTLYFMVWGLEYTHSNYAFLFILATLFGIFMAFNIGGNDVANSFGTSVGAGTLTIRQALMVAAVFEVSGAVIAGGEVTSTIRGGIVDLGGMAVSPMDFVYIMMSALIAAGVWLLYATKKGYPVSTTHSIIGAIVGSSIALGILMNGTESALALVQWGKIGQIAISWVLSPLLGGAVAYLLYSQIKKYILTYNDEAESQIKQIREEKRDHQRRHKEAFERLSEIQKISYTHAMTRDMQVVYDRDFQAEDLESDYYRDLQKIESKRGQLRTHNALETWVPMIAALGAVVISSMLLFKGLKNMNLGLSTLNSYLIMVMIGALVWLATFIFAKTLKSESLSRATFVMFSWMQVFTACGFAFSHGSNDIANAIGPFVAILEVLRTGAIGSEAAIPTAAMITFGVALIAGLWFIGKEVIQTVGHNLTALHPASGFSAELAAAAVVMLASVMGLPVSSTHILIGAVLGIGLVNRQTNWGLMKPIALAWVITLPAAAVLAAVAFLALRSIF, from the coding sequence ATGGCAGGCTCCCCAACATCCAGTAGCGTTAACGCTACTCCTGTAAGCGGTATCTCGAAAATTAGTGTGGCATTCGCTGCCATGCTGGTAGCGGTCACGTTGTATTTTATGGTTTGGGGGCTTGAGTACACCCACAGCAACTATGCGTTTTTATTCATTCTGGCGACGTTGTTCGGCATTTTTATGGCCTTCAACATCGGCGGTAACGATGTCGCTAACTCCTTCGGTACCAGCGTCGGCGCGGGCACTCTGACAATACGTCAGGCATTGATGGTGGCAGCGGTATTTGAGGTCAGCGGTGCTGTAATCGCGGGTGGTGAAGTAACCTCAACCATCCGCGGCGGCATTGTTGATTTGGGTGGCATGGCGGTTTCGCCGATGGACTTTGTTTACATCATGATGTCGGCGTTGATCGCGGCGGGCGTCTGGTTGCTGTACGCGACCAAAAAGGGTTATCCCGTCTCAACCACTCACTCGATCATTGGGGCGATTGTCGGCAGCTCGATCGCCTTGGGCATCTTGATGAATGGCACCGAGTCGGCGCTGGCCTTGGTGCAGTGGGGCAAAATCGGTCAAATCGCTATTTCCTGGGTGCTCTCGCCGCTACTGGGTGGCGCTGTAGCGTATCTGCTGTACTCGCAGATTAAAAAATACATCCTCACTTATAACGACGAAGCTGAAAGCCAAATAAAGCAGATCCGCGAAGAAAAGCGCGACCATCAGCGTCGGCATAAAGAAGCATTTGAGCGGCTCTCGGAGATCCAGAAAATCTCTTACACCCACGCCATGACGCGCGACATGCAAGTGGTCTATGACCGTGATTTCCAAGCTGAAGATCTGGAGTCTGATTACTACCGCGACCTGCAGAAAATCGAGAGTAAACGCGGCCAGTTGCGTACCCACAATGCGCTCGAAACCTGGGTGCCGATGATTGCCGCGCTCGGCGCGGTGGTTATCTCTTCAATGCTGCTGTTCAAGGGCTTGAAGAACATGAACCTGGGTCTCAGCACACTCAACAGCTACCTGATTATGGTGATGATTGGCGCGCTGGTTTGGCTGGCTACCTTTATCTTCGCCAAAACCCTGAAATCTGAGTCGCTGAGCCGGGCGACTTTCGTCATGTTCAGCTGGATGCAGGTGTTTACCGCTTGTGGCTTCGCCTTCAGCCATGGTTCCAACGACATCGCTAACGCCATTGGCCCCTTTGTGGCGATTCTTGAAGTGCTGCGCACCGGCGCCATCGGTTCTGAAGCCGCTATACCAACGGCGGCAATGATTACCTTCGGCGTCGCCTTGATTGCTGGCTTGTGGTTCATCGGCAAGGAAGTGATTCAAACCGTTGGCCACAACCTCACGGCATTACACCCCGCTTCGGGATTTTCCGCTGAGCTGGCGGCCGCGGCCGTGGTGATGCTGGCCTCGGTAATGGGCTTGCCGGTATCGAGCACGCACATTCTGATTGGTGCGGTACTGGGTATTGGTTTGGTTAACCGGCAAACCAACTGGGGATTGATGAAACCGATTGCACTGGCGTGGGTGATCACTTTGCCTGCGGCTGCAGTTCTTGCCGCGGTCGCCTTTCTTGCCTTGCGAAGCATCTTCTGA